The following are from one region of the Hymenobacter radiodurans genome:
- a CDS encoding single-stranded DNA-binding protein — MSAGVNKVILVGNLGKDPEVRHLEGGVSVANFTLATNEYHKDKNGARIERTEWHNITAWRGLAEVAEKYLRKGHQVYIEGRIRTRQYQDKDNQTRYITEIVADEMTMLGGKPHTDGTTTQAAPTPEAQTFRQEPELDQLPF, encoded by the coding sequence ATGTCAGCAGGAGTTAACAAAGTAATATTAGTTGGAAATCTGGGCAAAGACCCGGAAGTACGCCACTTAGAAGGCGGCGTAAGCGTGGCCAATTTTACCTTAGCTACAAACGAGTATCACAAGGATAAAAACGGCGCCCGTATTGAGCGTACCGAGTGGCATAACATCACTGCTTGGCGTGGCTTGGCCGAGGTAGCGGAGAAGTATTTGCGCAAAGGTCACCAGGTATATATTGAAGGTCGCATCCGGACGCGCCAGTATCAGGACAAAGACAATCAGACCCGTTACATTACCGAAATTGTGGCTGATGAAATGACTATGCTGGGTGGCAAGCCTCATACTGACGGAACTACTACCCAGGCTGCCCCGACTCCGGAGGCTCAGACGTTCCGTCAGGAGCCGGAACTCGACCAGTTGCCCTTCTGA
- the mutY gene encoding A/G-specific adenine glycosylase, which yields MTSLSSTSAHPFFASALLEWYPRHRRDLPWRHTRDPYAIWLSEVILQQTRVKQGLPYYLDFVTTYPTVQELAAAPEDEVMRHWQGLGYYSRARNMHHTAKQVTSEFGGQFPGSYDGLLQLKGVGQYTAAAIASFAYDEQVAVLDGNVYRVLARVFGISADIAAPASRKVFQQLADSLIPAASPAEFNQAIMEFGAIQCTPLKPDCLFCPLQGQCFAFQHGMVQELPVKSKAKAARTRYFHYMVLRYEDTVYLRKRTEKDIWQGLYDFALTETDGPNLPPTDLLDAVEALGGKLDTNSVEEPAYAARHVLSHQKVEARFHPVWLEAPLPAAALTASGLAAFTSAEIEQLPKAVLISNYLGRPGF from the coding sequence TTGACTTCCCTCTCTTCTACTTCTGCCCACCCTTTCTTTGCCTCTGCTCTACTCGAATGGTACCCACGCCACCGCCGCGACCTGCCTTGGCGCCACACGCGTGATCCATACGCTATTTGGCTCTCAGAAGTCATTTTGCAACAAACTCGTGTAAAGCAGGGCCTCCCCTACTACCTCGACTTTGTAACAACTTATCCCACCGTTCAGGAGTTAGCGGCGGCTCCCGAGGATGAAGTCATGCGTCACTGGCAGGGACTGGGTTATTATTCTCGGGCCCGCAACATGCATCACACCGCCAAACAAGTTACAAGTGAGTTTGGGGGGCAATTTCCAGGCTCTTATGACGGCTTGCTCCAACTTAAAGGTGTGGGGCAGTACACCGCGGCCGCTATTGCCTCTTTTGCTTACGACGAACAGGTAGCTGTCCTCGATGGCAATGTGTATCGGGTGCTGGCCCGCGTGTTTGGTATCAGTGCGGATATAGCTGCGCCGGCTAGCCGCAAGGTGTTCCAGCAACTAGCTGACTCGCTTATTCCGGCGGCCTCGCCAGCGGAGTTCAACCAAGCTATCATGGAGTTTGGCGCTATTCAGTGCACGCCTTTAAAGCCCGATTGTCTTTTTTGCCCCCTACAAGGTCAGTGCTTTGCTTTTCAGCACGGCATGGTGCAGGAGTTGCCCGTAAAAAGTAAAGCCAAAGCGGCACGCACGCGCTATTTCCACTACATGGTCTTGCGCTACGAGGACACCGTCTACCTGCGCAAGCGCACGGAAAAAGACATCTGGCAGGGCCTTTATGATTTTGCCCTGACTGAAACTGATGGCCCCAATTTGCCCCCCACCGACTTGCTTGATGCAGTAGAAGCCTTGGGGGGCAAATTGGACACTAATAGCGTGGAGGAGCCAGCTTACGCAGCTCGACATGTGCTAAGTCACCAGAAAGTGGAAGCGCGTTTTCACCCTGTTTGGCTAGAGGCGCCACTCCCCGCTGCGGCTTTAACGGCTAGCGGCTTGGCAGCTTTTACTAGTGCCGAAATTGAGCAGTTGCCCAAGGCCGTTTTGATCAGTAATTACCTAGGAAGACCCGGCTTTTAA
- the gldD gene encoding gliding motility lipoprotein GldD — protein sequence MPVFRLYRSLSAVLLFVGASLTSCTSSGGDYTPKPKGYNRIDLPPHTYQQLPSGRPYTFEYSQHARILRDSSYLAQPNWINIYYPKLGANVQITYTNVQQNPKLYNKMMEDARKLTSKHQIKASAIDESIMQTPSGMKVAVFELAGDVPSQFQFYTTDSTKHFFRGALYFPIATANDSLAPIIDYVKKDIVQMLNTLKYQ from the coding sequence ATGCCTGTTTTTCGACTTTATCGTAGCCTGAGTGCGGTTCTGCTTTTTGTAGGTGCCTCACTTACTTCTTGCACATCTTCTGGGGGCGACTATACGCCTAAGCCTAAAGGGTATAATCGTATTGATTTGCCCCCCCATACCTACCAGCAACTCCCGTCGGGCCGCCCCTATACATTTGAGTATTCGCAGCACGCGCGTATTCTGCGGGATTCATCATACTTAGCACAGCCCAATTGGATTAACATTTATTATCCAAAGCTGGGCGCTAATGTGCAGATCACTTATACTAACGTGCAGCAGAACCCCAAGCTGTATAATAAGATGATGGAGGATGCGCGTAAGCTCACCAGCAAGCACCAGATCAAGGCATCAGCCATTGACGAGAGCATCATGCAAACGCCTAGTGGGATGAAAGTGGCCGTGTTTGAGCTAGCGGGTGACGTACCTAGCCAGTTTCAGTTTTATACAACTGATAGCACCAAGCATTTTTTCCGGGGGGCATTATACTTTCCTATCGCGACGGCCAATGATTCGCTCGCCCCGATCATTGACTATGTTAAGAAGGATATTGTACAGATGCTCAACACGTTGAAATATCAATAA
- a CDS encoding glycosyltransferase family 4 protein — protein MHIAVFSQYHTNPDCPATSRHYTLLAHLARTHRVSLITTRTWESQRLTQKFPWVPEGVEMRAAEVPYHNKMGVGRRALAFGQYATYALREGLRLEKPDVIWGISTPLTAAWAAAQVARLRRVPWVFEVQDLWPSFPIAMGAVPNKIAQRRLFALERGLYASAKHILPLSPDMSHYVEALGISSAKITTVLNGTDFHLAAAATDAAVMALRQEQGLIGRRVVLYAGTFGRANDIPTLVAAAEKMAPSHPDVTWLFMGHGFHEPLIQAAAARCTGIRIIAPQPRHTVFTWFKLAEVSIVSFLNLPVLDANSPAKFYDSLAVGTPVVVTNNGWTKKWVEDYKCGWYTPAGNASTMASCLSNLLAKPTALKQAGERGRATALLHFDREVIAADVQKVLESAVSNTN, from the coding sequence GTGCATATCGCGGTTTTCAGTCAGTATCATACCAACCCCGATTGTCCGGCTACCAGTCGGCACTACACCTTGCTGGCGCATTTAGCCCGCACGCACCGCGTATCACTTATAACGACGCGTACGTGGGAGTCACAGCGCCTTACCCAAAAGTTTCCGTGGGTGCCAGAAGGTGTAGAAATGCGAGCCGCCGAAGTTCCGTACCATAATAAGATGGGTGTCGGCCGGCGGGCATTGGCTTTTGGCCAATATGCAACCTACGCCCTGCGCGAAGGCCTGCGCTTGGAGAAGCCAGATGTTATCTGGGGAATATCTACGCCGCTCACGGCGGCCTGGGCCGCCGCGCAAGTTGCCCGGCTACGTCGTGTGCCGTGGGTGTTTGAAGTTCAGGACTTGTGGCCGTCTTTTCCAATCGCCATGGGTGCCGTACCAAATAAAATAGCGCAAAGACGTCTGTTTGCGTTAGAGAGAGGCCTTTATGCTAGCGCAAAACACATCCTACCCCTATCGCCCGATATGTCGCACTACGTTGAGGCGCTAGGGATAAGCTCAGCTAAAATAACAACGGTTCTCAACGGCACGGACTTCCACCTAGCTGCCGCGGCCACTGACGCGGCCGTAATGGCTCTGCGGCAGGAGCAGGGCTTAATAGGGCGTAGAGTGGTGCTGTACGCAGGTACTTTCGGGCGGGCTAATGATATTCCCACGTTGGTTGCCGCCGCCGAAAAAATGGCCCCCAGCCATCCGGATGTTACGTGGTTATTTATGGGGCATGGCTTTCATGAACCCCTAATCCAAGCAGCAGCAGCCCGATGCACTGGGATTCGCATAATTGCCCCCCAGCCCCGCCACACTGTGTTTACTTGGTTTAAGTTGGCCGAAGTGTCGATAGTTTCTTTCTTGAATCTGCCGGTATTAGACGCAAATTCTCCTGCCAAATTCTACGATAGCCTTGCGGTTGGTACACCAGTAGTCGTCACAAACAACGGGTGGACAAAGAAGTGGGTGGAAGACTACAAGTGTGGCTGGTACACTCCCGCTGGCAATGCATCCACTATGGCTTCGTGTTTAAGTAATCTCTTGGCCAAGCCCACAGCCTTAAAGCAAGCTGGGGAAAGGGGAAGAGCTACCGCCTTACTTCACTTCGATAGAGAAGTAATTGCCGCGGATGTGCAGAAAGTGCTAGAAAGCGCTGTGTCTAATACCAACTAG
- a CDS encoding tetratricopeptide repeat protein, with product MASRSRSHQLIILVIALVLVAGLFLLPKVTVKPKEGKGEMNQDAARTANRDGGGPATNGSKAIASSGDQEQTAGPAGATPEQPHQQATAEQSREIKQLAARYNKERDPQARLRVASDLATKYKDIAKFDSAGYYYEQVAIARPGEQAWKRAADEYFEAFGFAATEERAKTLSAKTRELYEKVLKNNPDNLDAKTNLGMAYMASDNPVQGVTLLREVLAANPRNEKALYNLGILSIQSNQYDKAVERFRELVKVNPENVNGQFYLGVSLAQTGAKEEAIAAFTKAKSLSSDPSLAASVDEELSKLE from the coding sequence ATGGCATCACGTTCCCGTTCACATCAGTTAATTATACTAGTCATCGCTCTTGTGCTGGTGGCTGGGTTGTTTCTGTTGCCTAAAGTAACGGTGAAACCCAAAGAAGGTAAAGGGGAAATGAATCAGGATGCAGCTCGCACGGCCAACCGTGACGGTGGCGGCCCTGCTACTAATGGGTCGAAGGCTATTGCTTCTTCGGGTGACCAAGAGCAAACAGCTGGCCCTGCGGGCGCTACACCTGAACAGCCACATCAGCAGGCTACAGCCGAGCAAAGCCGCGAAATCAAGCAATTGGCCGCGCGCTACAATAAGGAGCGCGATCCGCAGGCTCGTTTGCGCGTAGCCTCTGACCTAGCTACTAAGTATAAGGATATCGCTAAGTTTGATAGCGCTGGCTATTACTACGAGCAGGTAGCTATTGCGCGTCCGGGCGAGCAAGCCTGGAAACGTGCTGCCGATGAGTACTTCGAGGCCTTTGGCTTTGCTGCTACCGAGGAGCGAGCCAAAACGCTAAGTGCAAAGACGCGCGAGCTGTACGAGAAGGTGTTGAAAAACAACCCCGATAACCTCGATGCCAAAACCAACCTGGGCATGGCCTACATGGCCAGCGACAACCCCGTGCAGGGCGTTACGTTACTGCGCGAGGTGCTGGCCGCCAACCCACGTAATGAGAAGGCGCTCTATAATTTGGGCATCCTCTCTATTCAAAGCAATCAGTACGACAAAGCCGTAGAGCGTTTTCGGGAGCTTGTAAAAGTGAATCCAGAGAATGTGAACGGCCAGTTTTATTTGGGCGTTTCTTTGGCCCAAACGGGTGCTAAAGAAGAAGCTATAGCGGCTTTTACTAAAGCAAAAAGCCTAAGCAGCGACCCAAGCCTAGCGGCCTCTGTTGATGAGGAGCTGAGCAAGTTGGAATAA
- a CDS encoding RNA polymerase sigma factor, which produces METMQPSDSALISLYIAGKEDAFALLLERHKARVFTTIMLIVRDEAVAEDLLQDTFIKAIHTMKGGRYNEEGKFSSWICRIAHNLAIDCFRREKRKPLLSLDTTSHAFNSLALAEEGAEATITREETHARLRELIQDLPAAQKEVLVMRHYGDMSFQEIADATGVSINTALGRMRYALINLRKKMAAQPVFYDQNIYPRETDPVRIQRVAG; this is translated from the coding sequence ATGGAAACCATGCAGCCGAGTGATTCCGCGTTGATTTCGCTCTACATTGCCGGCAAAGAAGATGCATTCGCTCTCTTGCTGGAGCGGCACAAAGCCCGCGTCTTCACTACTATTATGCTCATCGTGCGCGATGAAGCCGTTGCTGAAGACTTACTCCAAGACACCTTTATAAAAGCCATCCACACCATGAAGGGTGGACGCTATAATGAGGAAGGAAAATTTTCTTCCTGGATTTGCCGCATTGCCCATAATTTGGCCATTGACTGCTTCCGCCGCGAAAAACGCAAACCTTTATTGAGTCTTGATACAACAAGCCACGCCTTTAATTCGTTGGCTTTAGCGGAGGAGGGCGCGGAAGCGACCATCACCCGCGAAGAGACCCATGCCCGGTTGCGCGAATTAATTCAGGACCTGCCCGCGGCGCAGAAGGAAGTGCTTGTTATGCGTCATTATGGCGATATGAGCTTTCAGGAAATCGCCGATGCAACGGGGGTCAGCATTAATACCGCTTTGGGGAGGATGCGCTACGCGCTTATCAACCTGCGGAAAAAAATGGCCGCACAACCCGTTTTCTATGATCAAAACATTTACCCACGAGAAACTGATCCGGTACGTATACAACGAGTTGCCGGATAA
- a CDS encoding HU family DNA-binding protein: MTKAEVIAEIADKTGIEKGDVSATVEAFFKVVKDSMADGNNIYVRGFGSFVNKKRAKKVARNISKNTSIIIDEHFIPSFKPSKTFIGKIKNSKKIKETAQA, translated from the coding sequence GTGACTAAAGCAGAAGTAATCGCCGAGATTGCCGACAAGACCGGCATCGAAAAAGGAGACGTGTCAGCTACCGTTGAAGCCTTCTTCAAAGTAGTAAAGGATTCGATGGCCGACGGCAACAACATCTACGTACGCGGCTTTGGCAGCTTCGTAAACAAGAAGCGGGCAAAGAAAGTGGCTCGTAACATCTCTAAAAACACGTCGATCATCATCGACGAGCACTTTATTCCTAGCTTCAAGCCGTCGAAAACATTCATCGGCAAAATCAAGAACAGCAAGAAAATCAAGGAAACAGCTCAGGCTTAA
- a CDS encoding acyl-CoA dehydrogenase family protein codes for MEVSNKLRKGGEFIIKETDAQDVFTPAEFTEEQNMMYQTCLDFVTSEVYPLLDRLDNHEEGLMAGLMKKAGELGLFGVSMPAEYGGYDMDFNTALRVTEGVGGGHSFPVAFAAHTGIAMLPILYFGNEEQKTKYLPKLTSGEWAGAYCLTEPGSGSDALGAKTKAILTEDGQSYVLNGQKMWITNAGFAEVFIVFAQVDGDKFTGFIVERNTPGLTFGPEEHKMGIRGSSTRQVFLSDVTVPKENVLGEIGKGHLIAFNILNIGRIKLAAACLGASKMALNLSIKYANERVQFKLPISKFGAIRHKLAEQAIRVYAAESAIYRAGMDIYRMEQELLSQGKSSNEALLGAAREFAVECAMLKVEGSEVLDFVCDEGVQIFGGYGFSADYPMDRAYRDSRINRIFEGTNEINRMLAVDMILKKGLKGELDLMGPAQAVQQELLAIPDFAEADDSLFGAEKKIIANLKKAILMVAGTAVQKYMNSLAKEQEVLMNIADMSIKVYTAESTLLRVEKEISLKNEGALANQIDIARVYLADTIDLVTKSAKDAIAAMTEGDEQRLLATGLKRFTKAELFNTKEARRRIAAAMIEANEYVY; via the coding sequence ATGGAAGTATCGAACAAACTCAGAAAAGGCGGTGAATTCATCATTAAGGAGACGGACGCCCAAGACGTGTTTACTCCTGCTGAATTCACTGAGGAGCAAAACATGATGTACCAGACCTGTCTGGACTTCGTGACTAGTGAAGTATACCCGCTGCTGGACCGCCTCGACAACCACGAGGAAGGCCTGATGGCGGGATTAATGAAAAAAGCAGGTGAGCTAGGTTTGTTTGGTGTGTCGATGCCAGCCGAGTACGGCGGCTACGACATGGACTTCAATACGGCCCTGCGCGTGACGGAAGGCGTAGGTGGCGGCCATTCGTTCCCGGTGGCTTTCGCGGCGCACACGGGTATCGCTATGCTGCCCATTCTGTACTTTGGAAACGAAGAGCAGAAGACCAAATACCTGCCTAAGCTGACAAGCGGTGAGTGGGCTGGTGCTTATTGCCTCACCGAGCCCGGCTCGGGCTCCGATGCACTAGGGGCCAAAACCAAAGCCATTCTGACCGAAGACGGCCAGAGCTATGTGCTGAACGGTCAGAAGATGTGGATTACCAACGCTGGTTTCGCCGAGGTATTTATTGTTTTCGCCCAGGTTGATGGCGACAAGTTCACGGGCTTTATCGTAGAGCGTAACACGCCTGGCTTGACGTTCGGGCCTGAGGAGCACAAGATGGGTATTCGCGGTTCTTCAACCCGGCAGGTATTTCTTTCGGACGTAACGGTTCCGAAGGAAAATGTGCTTGGTGAGATTGGCAAAGGTCACCTGATTGCCTTCAACATTCTGAACATTGGCCGCATTAAGCTGGCTGCGGCTTGCTTGGGTGCCAGCAAAATGGCGCTTAACCTGAGTATCAAGTATGCCAATGAGCGGGTGCAGTTTAAGCTGCCCATCTCTAAATTCGGTGCTATCCGCCACAAGTTGGCCGAGCAAGCCATCCGTGTATATGCGGCTGAATCGGCTATTTACCGCGCTGGCATGGACATCTACCGCATGGAGCAGGAGTTGTTGAGCCAAGGCAAATCATCGAACGAAGCGCTGCTAGGTGCTGCGCGCGAGTTTGCCGTAGAATGCGCCATGCTGAAGGTAGAAGGATCGGAAGTGCTTGACTTCGTGTGTGATGAAGGCGTGCAGATCTTCGGCGGCTACGGCTTTTCGGCCGATTACCCCATGGACCGCGCTTACCGTGACTCCCGTATCAACCGCATCTTTGAGGGCACCAACGAAATCAACCGCATGCTGGCCGTTGATATGATTCTGAAGAAAGGTCTGAAGGGCGAGCTAGATTTGATGGGCCCAGCGCAGGCGGTACAGCAAGAGTTACTGGCCATCCCGGACTTTGCCGAGGCTGATGATTCACTGTTTGGCGCCGAAAAGAAGATCATTGCTAACCTCAAGAAAGCTATTCTGATGGTAGCTGGCACGGCCGTGCAGAAGTACATGAACTCATTGGCCAAAGAGCAGGAAGTGTTGATGAACATCGCCGACATGTCCATCAAGGTATACACTGCCGAGAGCACGCTGCTACGCGTTGAGAAGGAAATTAGCCTGAAAAACGAAGGTGCACTGGCCAACCAGATCGACATTGCCCGCGTGTACTTGGCCGACACCATTGATTTAGTAACCAAATCAGCGAAAGACGCGATTGCCGCCATGACAGAAGGTGACGAGCAACGACTGCTGGCTACCGGCCTTAAGCGCTTCACTAAAGCGGAGCTGTTCAATACGAAAGAAGCCCGTCGCCGTATTGCCGCGGCCATGATTGAGGCGAACGAATACGTGTACTAA
- a CDS encoding porin family protein: MKKILIALFLLGASLGTASAQVEIGIKLSPSIAYLRADAPSQYNFQSEKSKVGIGGGLVVDYFFGQNYAFGTGLQLTSKGGTVSYDANTTIQDNEQKISLQYLEIPLTVKLFTNDITTDTKLYFQLGGKIGGLVAARIDGEKFYQFGGEKATKHFIIPDAALLGGLGAEYQVGQSTKVFAGLSYHHGLANVDRYFKKNGFNGATLKNGEVALDLGIKF, translated from the coding sequence ATGAAAAAAATACTCATAGCCCTGTTCTTACTTGGCGCTTCCCTCGGCACTGCTTCCGCTCAGGTTGAAATTGGCATTAAGCTTTCACCGTCTATTGCTTACCTGCGGGCCGATGCACCTTCGCAGTACAATTTTCAATCAGAGAAAAGCAAGGTTGGTATCGGTGGTGGCTTAGTTGTCGATTATTTCTTTGGCCAAAACTATGCCTTCGGTACGGGCTTACAGCTCACCAGCAAAGGCGGTACAGTTTCTTATGATGCCAACACCACCATTCAGGATAATGAACAGAAGATTAGCCTTCAGTATCTAGAGATACCGCTAACCGTGAAGCTGTTTACCAACGATATTACCACGGATACTAAGCTTTACTTCCAGCTGGGGGGCAAAATTGGCGGCTTAGTGGCAGCCCGCATTGATGGCGAAAAATTCTACCAATTCGGTGGCGAAAAGGCCACAAAGCACTTTATTATTCCGGATGCTGCCTTACTTGGTGGCCTCGGGGCTGAATATCAAGTGGGGCAGAGCACAAAAGTCTTTGCCGGTCTCTCTTATCATCACGGCCTTGCTAATGTGGACCGTTACTTCAAAAAGAATGGTTTCAATGGTGCTACCCTAAAAAACGGAGAAGTAGCGCTTGATTTGGGTATCAAGTTCTAA
- the gldB gene encoding gliding motility lipoprotein GldB, translating into MRTCFAIWLSTLLLLAGCKKDNSCEINPEVAKIEAPVQVERLEQSFFAIKNEAEAQQFLARNPLLANQFLQRRQYPSDAALAATLTRLATNPGLQKLGRETLAEFSSTDTLQMELKQLMQHVRYYFPAFRVPPVKTFVSGLSQDLFVNDSLMVLSLDFFVGPKASYRPNVPGYILRRYTPAHLLPTVAQAISSKYNQPLPANQQTMLGEMIQLGKSLYFTEKVLPCTPDSVLIGYTAEELAGLEFNESKVWAHFIEKKLLYNNSPFTIQKYVSERPNVPEIAKTAPGRIGAWVGWQIVRKYMETHPNVTLAQLMAMKDPQAILNESRYRPKRK; encoded by the coding sequence TTGCGTACCTGTTTTGCCATTTGGCTGAGTACTCTATTGCTGCTGGCTGGCTGCAAAAAGGATAACTCCTGCGAAATTAACCCAGAAGTAGCCAAGATAGAGGCGCCCGTCCAAGTGGAGCGACTGGAGCAATCATTCTTCGCTATCAAGAACGAAGCAGAGGCCCAGCAATTTTTGGCTCGAAACCCGTTGTTGGCCAACCAGTTTCTGCAGCGCCGGCAGTACCCCTCCGATGCGGCGCTGGCGGCTACTCTCACGCGCTTGGCTACCAACCCAGGGTTGCAGAAGCTAGGCCGCGAAACACTGGCCGAATTTTCTAGCACTGATACGTTGCAGATGGAGCTAAAACAGCTGATGCAGCACGTGCGCTATTATTTCCCGGCCTTCCGAGTGCCACCGGTCAAGACGTTTGTAAGCGGCCTGAGCCAGGATTTATTTGTGAATGATAGCCTGATGGTGCTTAGCCTTGACTTCTTTGTGGGTCCCAAAGCTAGCTACCGCCCCAATGTACCCGGCTACATCTTGCGGCGCTACACTCCAGCTCACCTGTTGCCGACCGTAGCACAGGCTATTTCCAGCAAGTACAACCAACCGTTGCCCGCCAACCAGCAAACCATGCTGGGCGAGATGATACAACTGGGCAAGTCGCTTTACTTCACCGAAAAGGTGCTGCCCTGTACTCCCGATTCGGTGCTCATTGGCTATACCGCTGAGGAATTGGCGGGCTTAGAGTTCAATGAAAGTAAGGTGTGGGCTCACTTTATTGAGAAAAAGCTGCTTTATAACAACAGCCCTTTCACTATTCAAAAATACGTGAGCGAGCGACCAAACGTGCCCGAAATTGCCAAAACGGCCCCCGGACGTATTGGTGCCTGGGTAGGGTGGCAAATTGTGCGTAAATACATGGAAACCCACCCCAATGTGACACTGGCTCAACTTATGGCGATGAAGGATCCGCAGGCTATTCTAAACGAGTCGCGCTACCGCCCGAAGCGGAAGTGA
- a CDS encoding Rne/Rng family ribonuclease, with protein sequence MSNELIINSAQDGERIALLQDKRLIEYHFDRNDTNYSVGDIFLGTVKKVMPGLNAAFIDIGYQKDAFLHYGDLGENFPSLNKWVKGVQSQKITVGPLKTFQFEEPLDKVGKIDTVLKKGQQLLVQIVKEPISTKGPRLSTDISMAGRYLVLVPFSNTISVSKKIVSRTERDRLKRLIASIKPDNFGVIIRTVAEGREVAELDKDMQSMTANWEQLFQTLRTAKERDKILGELGRTSSMLRDMLNESFDAITVDSAPMYEEMRSYLEKIAPDKLGLLKHYTGKVKMFEHFNIEKQLKTLFGKTVTVPGGGYLVIEHTEALHVIDVNSGNKSNQESDQEANALHVNMSAAREVARQLRLRDMGGIIVVDFIDMKSAESRKKVEDAVKDIMKHDKARFTILPITKFGLLQITRQRVRPAENIITGELCPTCGGTGKISASILVTDEIENSIEDLLVTQNQSGITLHVHPFLYAYYTKGLVSKQMKWYLKYYKWVKVTKDTSLGLTDYRIEDERGEDIELHSPAAAMARLQDREIEITD encoded by the coding sequence TTGAGTAACGAATTAATCATTAATTCTGCTCAGGATGGCGAAAGAATTGCCCTGCTCCAGGACAAGCGGCTCATCGAATATCATTTCGACCGCAACGACACCAACTATTCCGTTGGTGACATCTTCCTGGGTACGGTCAAGAAAGTGATGCCCGGTCTGAACGCTGCGTTCATTGACATCGGGTATCAAAAAGACGCTTTTCTGCACTATGGCGATTTGGGCGAGAACTTCCCGTCGTTGAATAAGTGGGTGAAAGGCGTACAATCGCAGAAAATTACCGTTGGGCCACTGAAGACTTTTCAGTTTGAGGAGCCGCTCGACAAAGTCGGCAAGATCGACACCGTGCTCAAAAAGGGTCAGCAATTGCTGGTTCAAATAGTAAAAGAGCCCATCTCGACCAAAGGTCCGCGCCTATCCACCGATATTTCGATGGCTGGTCGTTACCTGGTATTGGTGCCTTTTTCCAATACCATAAGCGTCTCTAAGAAGATTGTCAGCCGTACGGAGCGAGACCGCCTCAAGCGTCTTATTGCGTCTATCAAGCCTGACAACTTCGGCGTTATTATCCGAACTGTAGCGGAGGGCCGCGAGGTAGCCGAGTTGGATAAGGATATGCAGAGCATGACGGCTAATTGGGAACAACTCTTCCAGACCCTGCGCACTGCCAAGGAGCGCGATAAGATTCTGGGTGAGTTGGGTCGCACTAGCTCCATGCTGCGCGATATGCTCAATGAATCCTTCGATGCTATCACCGTCGATTCGGCGCCGATGTACGAAGAGATGCGCAGCTATCTGGAGAAAATCGCTCCTGATAAGCTGGGCTTGCTCAAGCATTACACCGGTAAGGTGAAGATGTTTGAGCATTTCAACATTGAGAAGCAACTCAAAACGCTGTTTGGCAAAACTGTAACGGTGCCCGGTGGTGGTTACCTCGTTATTGAGCACACCGAAGCTTTGCACGTCATCGACGTTAACTCGGGCAATAAGAGCAACCAAGAGAGCGACCAGGAAGCTAATGCTTTGCACGTAAACATGTCGGCGGCCCGTGAAGTGGCCCGTCAGCTGCGTTTGCGCGATATGGGGGGCATTATCGTCGTCGATTTCATTGATATGAAGTCGGCGGAGAGCCGCAAGAAGGTGGAGGACGCGGTGAAGGACATTATGAAGCACGATAAAGCGCGCTTCACAATTCTGCCCATCACCAAGTTCGGCCTGCTGCAAATCACGCGGCAGCGCGTGCGGCCCGCTGAAAACATCATTACCGGCGAGCTATGCCCCACCTGCGGCGGCACCGGCAAGATTTCGGCTTCTATCCTTGTTACCGACGAGATTGAGAACAGCATCGAAGACTTGCTCGTAACCCAGAACCAGTCGGGTATTACGCTGCACGTGCACCCTTTCCTGTACGCGTACTATACCAAAGGCTTGGTTTCCAAGCAGATGAAGTGGTATCTGAAATACTATAAGTGGGTAAAAGTGACTAAGGACACTAGCCTTGGCCTCACCGACTACCGCATTGAGGACGAACGAGGCGAAGACATTGAGCTGCACTCACCCGCAGCAGCTATGGCCCGCCTCCAAGACCGCGAAATAGAGATTACGGACTAA